The Candidatus Poribacteria bacterium genome has a window encoding:
- a CDS encoding zinc ribbon domain-containing protein translates to DRFFASSKICSSCGHKKDALTLSAREYHCSNCGMFLDRDVNAAINLRTLAVGYTES, encoded by the coding sequence CGGATCGCTTTTTCGCAAGTTCTAAAATCTGTAGCAGTTGCGGACATAAAAAAGATGCCTTAACGCTGTCGGCTCGGGAGTATCACTGTAGCAACTGTGGTATGTTTCTCGATAGAGATGTCAACGCAGCAATCAACTTAAGAACCCTCGCCGTGGGATACACGGAGAGTTAA